The sequence below is a genomic window from Coffea arabica cultivar ET-39 chromosome 8e, Coffea Arabica ET-39 HiFi, whole genome shotgun sequence.
TGTGCTGGTTCATGATCTCGTCTGATTAATTTGCTTGTTTTCTCATTAAGTCCTTTCTGGGACATTGTTGCATGTTGGCTCTTAACAAAGACAAGTTGCAGGCAAACTGTCCGAGTGCCTCAAGGAAGTTTAGGACATCAATGATGAGGTCTTCTTGTTTGACATCTACCTCTAGAATAGGCGGGCTACCAAGTCTAATGACGAAATTGGAACGAAGGTTCTTTCTTTCAGTTGCAAATGGTGATCGTGTCATGACAGACAATGGTAAAAATGAGTTTAATATTGCTAATACATCAGATTCAGATGAACAATCCTCTGCCACAGATCTCCCACTCGCGGATTCTTTGGAAGGGGGTGATGAAATTCAATCTAAAGCTGAAGGAGGTTCAGTACCCAAGCTCTCTGATGTTAATAATGGGTCGCTAGCTTCCATAAACTCTAAAGAAGAATCACCTTCATCTAATCAAACGCCAGCCATCAAACGATCTCCATTAACCGCAAGAGAGAGACTTAGGGCAGCTCGGGTCCTTAGGCGTTATACAGAGTCCAAGGCATCCAAGCCAGAGCTAGGAAGCAAACTGCTTGATGCTCTTAAAGAAAGTGACAAAGGAAAAAGATCTGGCCTTCCTGAAGCCCCTGCAAATTTATTTGATGACAGCAAAAGAGGGATGCCAAAACCAGGATGGACGTTTGAGTTTCCTGGGGGATTTGATGTGTTTCTAATTGTCTTTTCATTTGTGTTCATCAGCACGGTGATGTTTGCAACAACATATATTGTGTGGAAACTTGGTGGCATTCATTTTAATGAATACTAACAATGTTACGGGAATCTTTTGCTTGGCTTGGATATCCACATCCACACTTCCACACATCAATGCGAATGAAAGTCATCACAGTTTAGGCACTGCCATCGCTTCTTGCTCATGGCTCTAGATCTGTTTCTTGTAGCAATACATGACTATACAGAGTTCAGCTTGA
It includes:
- the LOC140012987 gene encoding uncharacterized protein isoform X2; protein product: MGLQVIHILSNAQNLSTELFNLQSFLGHCCMLALNKDKLQANCPSASRKFRTSMMRSSCLTSTSRIGGLPSLMTKLERRFFLSVANGDRVMTDNGKNEFNIANTSDSDEQSSATDLPLADSLEGGDEIQSKAEGGSVPKLSDVNNGSLASINSKEESPSSNQTPAIKRSPLTARERLRAARVLRRYTESKASKPELGSKLLDALKESDKGKRSGLPEAPANLFDDSKRGMPKPGWTFEFPGGFDVFLIVFSFVFISTVMFATTYIVWKLGGIHFNEY
- the LOC140012987 gene encoding uncharacterized protein isoform X1 is translated as MHQPVPGSNFQLPLVLPPPLKLAFLGLLLFISCMFGKVHLRYGASSDSHSIKCSELEHRIIQFADKLQANCPSASRKFRTSMMRSSCLTSTSRIGGLPSLMTKLERRFFLSVANGDRVMTDNGKNEFNIANTSDSDEQSSATDLPLADSLEGGDEIQSKAEGGSVPKLSDVNNGSLASINSKEESPSSNQTPAIKRSPLTARERLRAARVLRRYTESKASKPELGSKLLDALKESDKGKRSGLPEAPANLFDDSKRGMPKPGWTFEFPGGFDVFLIVFSFVFISTVMFATTYIVWKLGGIHFNEY
- the LOC140012987 gene encoding uncharacterized protein isoform X3 — its product is MGLQVIHILSNAQNLSTELFNLQANCPSASRKFRTSMMRSSCLTSTSRIGGLPSLMTKLERRFFLSVANGDRVMTDNGKNEFNIANTSDSDEQSSATDLPLADSLEGGDEIQSKAEGGSVPKLSDVNNGSLASINSKEESPSSNQTPAIKRSPLTARERLRAARVLRRYTESKASKPELGSKLLDALKESDKGKRSGLPEAPANLFDDSKRGMPKPGWTFEFPGGFDVFLIVFSFVFISTVMFATTYIVWKLGGIHFNEY
- the LOC140012987 gene encoding uncharacterized protein isoform X4 encodes the protein MTVVLSFFLKANCPSASRKFRTSMMRSSCLTSTSRIGGLPSLMTKLERRFFLSVANGDRVMTDNGKNEFNIANTSDSDEQSSATDLPLADSLEGGDEIQSKAEGGSVPKLSDVNNGSLASINSKEESPSSNQTPAIKRSPLTARERLRAARVLRRYTESKASKPELGSKLLDALKESDKGKRSGLPEAPANLFDDSKRGMPKPGWTFEFPGGFDVFLIVFSFVFISTVMFATTYIVWKLGGIHFNEY